The Cervus elaphus chromosome 32, mCerEla1.1, whole genome shotgun sequence region CACTCATCTGctttctatagatttgcctattctggacatgtCATGGAAATAGGGTCACATCATATGTAGTCTTTTACGACTGGCTtcttatattttgtaatttttgcttatactattcttttatttataatattttaagtctTAATGTTGattccatgttgtagcatgtaccaGTCAATACTCCATTCCTTTCTCTtgctgaaaaatatatttcattgcaTGGATATATAACATTTTGTTATCTGTTTACCAGTTAGTAGACCTGTGGCTTGCTTTCACTTTTgcgctattgtgaataatgtttctATTACAAATCATGTTCTTTTGTGTATAAATTTTTGGacataagtttttctttttaatggatatGTCAGAGTAGATTTGCTATGACATACAGTAAACtcagttttaacattttttggtACTTCCAATAGAATACCACTTTAAGTATGAAGAGTAATggcttttgttttcaattttgaagTGCAGTATGTTTGAGATACACAGTGAAAACAGGGGAAAGAAAATGCTGATGCCCTCAGTCTTCATTgatattcagctttttttttgctgtgcctgCCTAGTCTATCTGGTAATCACCCTCCAAGGAGACAGTAGGAGACCCTTCCGAAAGTGAAAAGGGCATTCTTTCTAATTATATTGGGACAATAAGCATAAATTGGTACCATCTTAGGCAAATTAGAACCAGTGGTCAACTCTGtcaatcaaaaagaaagaaaacctattGTCAGATTTGGCGTCCTTCTCTACTGTGATGAGTTAAGGAGGGCACAGTTTTAACAGCATCTTGCTGTTTTGCCCATTTCCTCAAATGAAAAAGTGTGTTTGAAAAGAGGTTGAGTCTGTAGCTAATATCTTAATTACCTATGTCCTTAGTTGTAGGttctaaatgtaaaaataagGCAGTTGAAATTAATCAAGTAATGACTTGTTGATTTTTCTAATGTTCACTTGAGtgtgaaacattttatttcttccaggaaACAACAAACCATTTCAACTGCAAAGCATCTTAGACTGAGAAACTTTCAACTGTGCTGAAAAACCGAAGACAAATTTTCCTTCCCTCTCATTTGTAAggagttaaaaaagaaataaaacggCAGAGGTTTAAAGTTAATACTCAGGATGAATGATGATAATTCAGATGGCAAGACAGAAGATGAACTGCAATCCTTATTTATCTGtgataaaaatggaaacacataTGCATGCAACCAAAAATCACCATCTACCCAAAACGCTTCAACCAATAATGTGAGTTGGCATTTGGCCAACCCAGATGGCATGGTGGTTGATTATGAAACTGGCTCTGATGTGGACATTGGTGAAAAAATTTCTTTAACCCCTCAGTGTGTTGAAGTACACGATCACCAAACATCTTCAAGTAATTTAATCAGTCAGGAGGCGTTAGAGGTGCACATGGATTCCACGTGTCCATCTTTTGCACATGTTGTAAATACAGCAGAACCCAAACATTTGCATAGCAGTTGTCATTCCCTAGGATCGTTGAACCAGGGTGTTGAGACATCTCTAACTTTTGTATGGAAAACTAACAATGATGATTTGAACTGTACAGACAATCCTACTGCCTTGCTGCTCAACCAGACTTTTGACATAAAAGTGGATAATGTTAACTGTACCTTCGTAACACATGATaccactggaaaaagtcagtcttTGCCTACCACTGCAAGCCTGCCGTCAACCAACACGAGAAGTATAAATACATCTTTATCCTGTTCCATTCTTCCATCTCCCCATTCTGATAAGATACATGTGAGAGAAACAAGTTGTGATCGAGAGAGCTTTGAAAATTCTCAAGCTGTGGCATCACAGGCCCAGGACACAGCTTACACAGTGTTTTCCGACATGGTGATGCAAGTTGATGTTGTTGTTCCAGATACTGAAAATCAGTGTCACCGTTCTTCAGAAAAGGTTGCCAGCGAGTACCCAGATGGAACACCGCAGAGACGAGGCAGAGAAAAGGAGATAGAAGCTCTAACACAAGTTTCTGATGGCATGGATGTTCCCAGTGGGTCTGTATTACAAGAGTTCTTTTGTTCATCTAAAGATGAACCAAATAGGGAGACACATTCACAGAGCTCATATGGGCAAAAGGAAATGGGCCAAAACGTTAGAGAAACAGTGTCCAATTGTCTTATAGATGATGAATGCCTTTTACTGGTGCCAGCTGTTAGTAAAAGCAAAACCCAAGTTCTGGGCCCGAAACACCAAGTCACTGTGACTAAAGACACACCAACTGCCTCCAGTGAAAAGCATTTGGAAACCCAAAATCGTACCATAGAACTGATAGCAAATAGCCCGCCAGGACaaaaggaagcatcactacttgAGCTGACTTGGAATGCAGATGATATGGTCATCAGTACCAATAACAGAATTTGCATGTCCACGCCAATCCTTGAACCGATGAACACAACGTTTTCTGTCTCACCTGTTGAAGGCGTGGAGAAATGTAGCAAATTGCAGACAAGTAATCGAGAGCTCCAATGTTTACCAAATTTGAAGGCAGCACCAATGATTGTGTCAAAACTTAACCTAGGAAAATCAACAACCAAAGCAAATAGCCCCCTAGGCAGCAAAGTTAGAAAAACCAAAATTATAAGTTACCCAAGACCAAACTTCAAGAATGTTAAAGCAAAAGTTGTATCCAGACCCATGTTGCAGCCAAAGGACCCTGCTCTATCAAAGGTTGCACCCAGATCTCAGTTAACTGGTGCCTCATCTCCCTCATCAGTGTCTTCCTCAAGGCAGTCAACGGGTTTAAGCAAAACAGCAACatatgacttgaatgcagacccCAAAGCAGAAATTCCAATTAACAAGGCGCATAAGCAGCAATTTAATAAACTCATTACGAGCCAGGCTGTGCATGTTACAACTCATTCTAAAAATGCTTCACACAAGAAGCATCCAAGAACAACATCTGCCATGAAATCGAATCAGGAAGATGTTGACAAAGCAAGTTCTTCCAATCCAGCATGTGAGACTGGATCCGTGGCTGTGGTTTTTCAGATCAAAGATGAGCTCCCTGTGAAAATGGAAAGCACAGAACGCTTGGAAGTGCCCTATACTTCCAACATCGATAGGATTAGCCCTGAAAAGAAGGGTGAAGAAGAAAATGGGACATCAGTGGCAAAACAGGAgctaaaaaaggaaatcctgaacGAGACCTCTGACTTTGGTTCTCTGTTTTTGGTAAGTGAAATTTCTGCCTGCTTCAGGAAATGGTGGTGGAAACAGCAGGATGGATTAGCAATTAGTTCCCCTTTAATAGTGAATAAAATTGCTGAACTCTGTGTGCAGATTTGCTTTCAGGTATTGCAGTATTATTCATTAATTCTTAGTACATTTTAGGGTATTCATTGGTTATATGCATAttggaaaaaaatctcaatttcagTATTTTATATTGAGCATCAGTATTCCTTTTAATAGTAAGCTGAAAGGACAAGTTACTTTAATGTTTTCGTGTAATAAGTTGTTTGAAGTTAGATATAtgattgcattttacatttataaaaaaaacaaagcattttttaTGAACTTGGAGCTGTATCGGACCATAGTTGAGAAATGTCTCAGCAGTGCTGGTAAACAGTGTTAAGATGAAAATAGCTCCTAGGCTCCTCTGAGGAAGCCACTCCGGGCAGGGAGCCCCCTCTGGTGAACAGGAGGATTCCGGATGCTGCCTCTGATCAGCTAATGTGACTTGGGCCGAGTAGTATTTTGAGACACAGAGATGAAAGTAGCTGTCTGAGGTCTCTTGCTGTCCTAACATATTGGTCCCTGGTACTAAAAT contains the following coding sequences:
- the MTUS1 gene encoding microtubule-associated tumor suppressor 1 isoform X1 produces the protein MNDDNSDGKTEDELQSLFICDKNGNTYACNQKSPSTQNASTNNVSWHLANPDGMVVDYETGSDVDIGEKISLTPQCVEVHDHQTSSSNLISQEALEVHMDSTCPSFAHVVNTAEPKHLHSSCHSLGSLNQGVETSLTFVWKTNNDDLNCTDNPTALLLNQTFDIKVDNVNCTFVTHDTTGKSQSLPTTASLPSTNTRSINTSLSCSILPSPHSDKIHVRETSCDRESFENSQAVASQAQDTAYTVFSDMVMQVDVVVPDTENQCHRSSEKVASEYPDGTPQRRGREKEIEALTQVSDGMDVPSGSVLQEFFCSSKDEPNRETHSQSSYGQKEMGQNVRETVSNCLIDDECLLLVPAVSKSKTQVLGPKHQVTVTKDTPTASSEKHLETQNRTIELIANSPPGQKEASLLELTWNADDMVISTNNRICMSTPILEPMNTTFSVSPVEGVEKCSKLQTSNRELQCLPNLKAAPMIVSKLNLGKSTTKANSPLGSKVRKTKIISYPRPNFKNVKAKVVSRPMLQPKDPALSKVAPRSQLTGASSPSSVSSSRQSTGLSKTATYDLNADPKAEIPINKAHKQQFNKLITSQAVHVTTHSKNASHKKHPRTTSAMKSNQEDVDKASSSNPACETGSVAVVFQIKDELPVKMESTERLEVPYTSNIDRISPEKKGEEENGTSVAKQELKKEILNETSDFGSLFLDSASKPAGVSGGKPATPNSSILRKTPGLKAKVGPSVSCLRRNSDSRNLASDRAVSPQRIRRVSSSGKPASLKTAQPSRVNLPRLLPRPKASVKNPALRRTESTSSVASIHSELSAYSNNSGNAAVIKYEEKPPKPAFQNGSSAPLYLKPLVPRGHAHFLKTPPKDPSRKSLFTALNTVEKGRQKSPRSLCIQTQTSPDVLSSEKALELAQYKSKCAKQSGIILQLKQLLSLGNTKFEALTVVAQHLLSEREEALKQNKTLSQELVNLRGELVTVSTTCEKLEKARNELQIAYEGFVQKLNLQHQTDLTELENRLKEFYTGECEKLQNIYIEEAEKYKTQLQEQFDNLNATHETSKLKIEASHSEKIELLKKAYETSLSEIKKSHEMEKKSLEDLLYEKQESLEKQISDLKSENDALNEKLKSEEQKRISREKANLKNPQIMYLEQELESLKAVLEIKNEKLRQQDVKLMKMEKLVDNNTALVDKLKRFQQENEELKARMDKHMAISRQLSTEQAVLQESLEKESKVNKRLSMENEELLWKLHNGNLCSPKRSPTSPATPFQSPRNSGSFPSPSVSHPDDLPGSHRQTDGVSAGLTPPATAHHPP
- the MTUS1 gene encoding microtubule-associated tumor suppressor 1 isoform X2; translated protein: MNDDNSDGKTEDELQSLFICDKNGNTYACNQKSPSTQNASTNNVSWHLANPDGMVVDYETGSDVDIGEKISLTPQCVEVHDHQTSSSNLISQEALEVHMDSTCPSFAHVVNTAEPKHLHSSCHSLGSLNQGVETSLTFVWKTNNDDLNCTDNPTALLLNQTFDIKVDNVNCTFVTHDTTGKSQSLPTTASLPSTNTRSINTSLSCSILPSPHSDKIHVRETSCDRESFENSQAVASQAQDTAYTVFSDMVMQVDVVVPDTENQCHRSSEKVASEYPDGTPQRRGREKEIEALTQVSDGMDVPSGSVLQEFFCSSKDEPNRETHSQSSYGQKEMGQNVRETVSNCLIDDECLLLVPAVSKSKTQVLGPKHQVTVTKDTPTASSEKHLETQNRTIELIANSPPGQKEASLLELTWNADDMVISTNNRICMSTPILEPMNTTFSVSPVEGVEKCSKLQTSNRELQCLPNLKAAPMIVSKLNLGKSTTKANSPLGSKVRKTKIISYPRPNFKNVKAKVVSRPMLQPKDPALSKVAPRSQLTGASSPSSVSSSRQSTGLSKTATYDLNADPKAEIPINKAHKQQFNKLITSQAVHVTTHSKNASHKKHPRTTSAMKSNQEDVDKASSSNPACETGSVAVVFQIKDELPVKMESTERLEVPYTSNIDRISPEKKGEEENGTSVAKQELKKEILNETSDFGSLFLDSASKPAGVSGGKPATPNSSILRKTPGLKAKVGPSVSCLRRNSDSRNLASDRAVSPQRIRRVSSSAGNAAVIKYEEKPPKPAFQNGSSAPLYLKPLVPRGHAHFLKTPPKDPSRKSLFTALNTVEKGRQKSPRSLCIQTQTSPDVLSSEKALELAQYKSKCAKQSGIILQLKQLLSLGNTKFEALTVVAQHLLSEREEALKQNKTLSQELVNLRGELVTVSTTCEKLEKARNELQIAYEGFVQKLNLQHQTDLTELENRLKEFYTGECEKLQNIYIEEAEKYKTQLQEQFDNLNATHETSKLKIEASHSEKIELLKKAYETSLSEIKKSHEMEKKSLEDLLYEKQESLEKQISDLKSENDALNEKLKSEEQKRISREKANLKNPQIMYLEQELESLKAVLEIKNEKLRQQDVKLMKMEKLVDNNTALVDKLKRFQQENEELKARMDKHMAISRQLSTEQAVLQESLEKESKVNKRLSMENEELLWKLHNGNLCSPKRSPTSPATPFQSPRNSGSFPSPSVSHPDDLPGSHRQTDGVSAGLTPPATAHHPP